From a region of the Arvicanthis niloticus isolate mArvNil1 chromosome 6, mArvNil1.pat.X, whole genome shotgun sequence genome:
- the Dnase1 gene encoding deoxyribonuclease-1 isoform X2 → MRSTGLMGTLLTLANLLQLAGTLRIAAFNIRTFGETKMSNATLSSYIVKILSRYDIVVVQEVRDTYLVAVGKLLDELNRDKPDTYRYVVSEPLGRKSYKEQYLFVYRPDQASVLDSYHYDDGCEPCGNDTFSREPTVVKFFSPYTEVRVFAIVPLHSAPADAVSEIDALYDVYLDVQQKWGLEDIMFMGDFNAGCSYVTSSQWSSIRLRTSPIFQWLIPDSADTTVTSTHCAYDRIVVSGALLQAAVVPNSAAPFDFQAEYRLSNQLAEAISDHYPVEVTLRKT, encoded by the exons ATGAGGTCCACAGGGCTGATGGGAACACTGCTCACCCTGGCCAACCTGCTGCAGCTGGCTGGGACTCTGAGAATTGCAGCCTTCAACATCCGGACTTTTGGGGAGACTAAGATGTCCAATGCCACCCTCTCCAGCTATATTGTGAAA ATCCTGAGTCGCTATGATATCGTCGTTGTCCAAGAGGTCAGAGACACCTACCTGGTTGCTGTTGGGAAACTCCTGGATGAACTCAATCG GGACAAACCTGACACCTATCGCTATGTAGTCAGTGAGCCGCTGGGCCGCAAAAGCTACAAGGAACAGTACCTGTTTGTGTACAG GCCCGACCAGGCGTCTGTTCTGGACAGCTATCATTATGATGACGGCTGTGAGCCCTGCGGGAATGACACCTTCAGCCGAGAGCCAACTGTTGTCAAGTTCTTTTCCCCATACACTG AGGTCCGAGTGTTTGCGATCGTGCCCTTGCACTCAGCCCCAGCAGATGCTGTGAGTGAGATTGACGCCCTCTATGATGTTTACCTTGATGTCCAGCAAAAGTGGGGCCTGGAG GACATCATGTTCATGGGAGATTTCAATGCTGGCTGCAGCTACGTCACTTCCTCCCAATGGTCTTCCATTCGCCTTCGGACAAGCCCCATCTTCCAGTGGCTGATCCCTGACAGTGCGGACACCACAGTCACATCCACACACTGTGCTTATGACAG GATTGTGGTTTCTGGAGCCCTGCTCCAGGCTGCTGTCGTTCCCAACTCGGCCGCTCCCTTTGATTTCCAGGCAGAATACAGACTTTCCAACCAGCTG GCTGAAGCCATCAGTGACCATTACCCAGTGGAGGTGACACTCAGAAAAACCTGA
- the Dnase1 gene encoding deoxyribonuclease-1 isoform X1 encodes MRSTGLMGTLLTLANLLQLAGTLRIAAFNIRTFGETKMSNATLSSYIVKRWPYPQILSRYDIVVVQEVRDTYLVAVGKLLDELNRDKPDTYRYVVSEPLGRKSYKEQYLFVYRPDQASVLDSYHYDDGCEPCGNDTFSREPTVVKFFSPYTEVRVFAIVPLHSAPADAVSEIDALYDVYLDVQQKWGLEDIMFMGDFNAGCSYVTSSQWSSIRLRTSPIFQWLIPDSADTTVTSTHCAYDRIVVSGALLQAAVVPNSAAPFDFQAEYRLSNQLAEAISDHYPVEVTLRKT; translated from the exons ATGAGGTCCACAGGGCTGATGGGAACACTGCTCACCCTGGCCAACCTGCTGCAGCTGGCTGGGACTCTGAGAATTGCAGCCTTCAACATCCGGACTTTTGGGGAGACTAAGATGTCCAATGCCACCCTCTCCAGCTATATTGTGAAA CGGTGGCCCTACCCCCAGATCCTGAGTCGCTATGATATCGTCGTTGTCCAAGAGGTCAGAGACACCTACCTGGTTGCTGTTGGGAAACTCCTGGATGAACTCAATCG GGACAAACCTGACACCTATCGCTATGTAGTCAGTGAGCCGCTGGGCCGCAAAAGCTACAAGGAACAGTACCTGTTTGTGTACAG GCCCGACCAGGCGTCTGTTCTGGACAGCTATCATTATGATGACGGCTGTGAGCCCTGCGGGAATGACACCTTCAGCCGAGAGCCAACTGTTGTCAAGTTCTTTTCCCCATACACTG AGGTCCGAGTGTTTGCGATCGTGCCCTTGCACTCAGCCCCAGCAGATGCTGTGAGTGAGATTGACGCCCTCTATGATGTTTACCTTGATGTCCAGCAAAAGTGGGGCCTGGAG GACATCATGTTCATGGGAGATTTCAATGCTGGCTGCAGCTACGTCACTTCCTCCCAATGGTCTTCCATTCGCCTTCGGACAAGCCCCATCTTCCAGTGGCTGATCCCTGACAGTGCGGACACCACAGTCACATCCACACACTGTGCTTATGACAG GATTGTGGTTTCTGGAGCCCTGCTCCAGGCTGCTGTCGTTCCCAACTCGGCCGCTCCCTTTGATTTCCAGGCAGAATACAGACTTTCCAACCAGCTG GCTGAAGCCATCAGTGACCATTACCCAGTGGAGGTGACACTCAGAAAAACCTGA